ttggaggtacgtcgttttcctgttgcaataaaagtatattattgtcgagttttaattgttgattcgaaagttcaaatttgaatttagatagggctggcaaaccgaatatgccgtcttctataattggaaagttgtcttttaccacaaaaaattctagagttttgccaaatagttttatcaaggcgtgttcgttggttttaaatttagagtgtcccatcgagaatttccgttcttttgttattcttggtcgtaatacgcatcttcgcttgagtatattaattcctgctccgctgtcaatgaggaatttatgtcgctgtccgtcggatcgtaaaagtactgtgggtagtcttcctgttgtggcgttaattcgtaggtctggtctattggttcctctatttcttccttgtgtgtctcgagattgtggactgctggtggtctcggaaattggctgggtattcgaaaatttttacattgactggagacatgtccgatttggttgcatttgaagcattttaattgtgtcctttgggcaggtgatatttgttcggtttgtcggaagcttcttggcattggattgggtgttggagttggttttttagtgatcggattaggattattggttgttagtcgttgctgctcaggaagtcgtaatcgttctattggttttagtcgtcgatttcgatcttccctgaagaatcgctcgatgtcggtggctttcttttcggcttcaaggatgttgtatggtggattggcgagtagtaattgtcctatttcgcctttcaggcctcggataaaatcggTCACGGAatcttttaaaatcctgtcgttcatagctcgtctagtaatttcgtcacagtattcgttcgttatactgtattgtaacttattgagcgctctgcggaacctgatgatataactttgcacactttcgtcgtgacgctgtctcgtttcgcgtagctggtcttgatgttctctaacagagtcttgggtggctacgtttcgtcttagggcatcgtacaggtgtccgtattcgtatattggtatattgcagatggccattgcggctttacccgtgattttcccgattttgatcatttttaatagtagcgtgggttcgctacacatggctcgtaattcgcgtacttcgcgtatgaattcttctactccgatattgtcttcgccgtttaattgcggaatacatactatcgcgtcttcggcccgtaagctcggagaggcgaattgcggtggacggtcttcgtaagagggatggttgtcttcttctgttcgaattggaacgcatggcggggaagttctatctctcgcggcaacagattcgtccatagtaataagggagcctagttctgtagtagcgtcgcgtcctatttttattttagagatatgtttgcctaatagttctatttccgctgcacgcttcttattttcactgtcggccgtccgttgtgtctcttctacacgttgcgcaagaatttccatttgtttttgaattacgtcgagtatggcacgaatcgaattgtccgtacctccgtttgtagaaacggtttcaatagtttcgactttgtcttttcgtgatgtgggcatgatgCTTATTGAGTCTGAGctactgttgctatttggactcgaagcgcttgagaaactgggttttctcacacggtatcgtgaaaatgagtccagatttttcagcttaccgtagtagctatgaccgttgaggagtctcagggatgtttcctctctggttggttctagattccgaatcttatttgtaggcttgctctgcgctcaccgtagtcctctcgtctagtttcaccgtaatggaacgttgaaagttgctgcagggcttcgtagtagcaaagattcgcactgggtccgttgatccttcgatcttcaatgatgcgcgtacgccgaaatcgtaatttcgttttcactgaagtgaatagatcctggcacggatcgccaaaatgtcacgtaaagtcgGTACTtgtgtggtagtaagaaggctgagtcgtaacccaactacttattttcctttataaaactttattataaatgttcacacttacaaaataataccgacctggagaaaaggggttgtatgagtacagcaactagaagaagaacaagaactgcccgagctgggtgaagtctcggtttatatacgttttggttttagggtgttgaggggctaggtgtaggttatgatgtaggaagtgtccgaaggtcaggagtccatatcctatctctgatgtggactgaggtgcatcacagccttggtgtatgttatgatgataaggtggtgatgtatccaaaagtgtccaaaggtcgggggtccatatcctatctctgatgtggactaaggtgcgtcacagtcttggtgtattctatgatgataaggtggtgatgtgtccaaaagtgttcgagagtcgaccgtcgatgtattatcactgatgtaggttgagatgtgattgatgtcacaacgtaatgcattaatggaagtacaaatgccagtgattaagaacgccgaatgcaaaatagcttattccaaatttcctaatgcacctgatatcactgatggtataatatgcgccgaacatgctcagggtggaaaggattcttgtacggtaattaagttacagagttactacaaactatacggtatctgaagacacgtcaattcgaattaacatcaaatcgatgtcttaaacattaaaaataataaataaacacaatttaatagttttgcccacttctcacacctcattatggtatttaatctaatttccttctaatcttagttttgctcaaaatacatataacatgtacattataaattggagtatttcaatacacaaatcaatagaagattattactgtatataagtataatttcaatacaattcgatcgatatatttcagtatctttgattaaaaatttaacgatcctttcaggctgaccgcggcggaccactgctgatacaacatgaattaacctcgtatttaataggcattgtgtcttatgcttataagtgcggcacagctggctatcccagcgtttacactagggtcacatcgtaccttgacttcattctccaagcgatgcaataatatgatattactgttccataaatatcattgtgtaaaaaacgtaaagttggattttcttattgtggagataagaaacagctcaaatttacattgttttatacgttacaaattataggcttaaaatgtacgaaatgtaactttgaaacgacactaattttctacgcacgataaacctccacgacttaggtatgtaaagatgataaacgtatattaattctattaatttggtaataataaatcaactttctgagaagttctgtaaatttcgcttctgttgtatcaagagaataatggaatattccacttagatcgtatacttcttgtatgtacatacaaaattttccggctaatctaaaacacttcataagatagagagcttctggaaattcggacacagagagtgcataaaatacaagataagtctcgtgtctttcaaacttattttttattcgctaaaaacgtcctgtgtactcatgcaatcacatgcaacctcgaaacttcacttattttttatcactttccaattcaatacactgtttctgcatttttgactatatgtaagagaaatttccattgagccaaaggtgtacttacagattatagattcctatacgactctcggtaaaaatttatccgcactccagatagttaaaacttctgtcgaccgtattgatccatctgcactcttcgtatgacgtcaatatctgttcagtgctgctgcgtaggtttcattgtgttacgtcaattcgtttgtgaccgttgcgcgagtaatggcgctttgcaatggtgatttgcaggaaaacagtgcaggatgctgtgattcgtttcttgtggtcggaggttatgtttgatgcctatatttatcaaagatttaatgcacattatggagaaagtgttttgtcacgaagtgtgtttgaatgggcacaaaagttcaaagaagatcgcacaaatgttatgaaaaaacagctggatgcccgtccacatccacgatgacaacattgaacgtgctcatgaactttatgctctatggaatagacgagtgacactggataatgtggcaaatcatttgcaaatcagccacggctctgcttatgcaatagtgcacgacagatttgggttttaaaaagtttgtgcgagatggatgccgaaaaagctgatgaaaaggtgaagacgacgatgcatttgtcacgtaaagttggtacttgggtggtagtaagaaggctgagtcgtaacccaactagttattttcctttataaaactttattataaatgttcacacttacaaaataacaccgaaccggagaataggggttgtatgagtacagcaactagaagaggaacaagaactgcccgagctgggtgaagtctcggtttatatacgttttggttttaggatgttgaggggctaggtgtaggttatgatgtagaaaagtgtccgaaggtcgggggtccatatcatatctctgatgtggactttggtacatcacagccttggtgtatgctatgacgataaggtggtgatgtatccaaaagtgtccaaaggtcgggggtccaaatcctatctctgatgtggactaaggtgcgtcacagtcttggtgtatgctatgatgataaggtgatgatgtgtccaaaagtgttcgaaagtcgaccgtcgatgtattatcactgatgtaggttgagatgtgattgatgtcacacattcgtggttcgcagctcagcccaaaacattttttaacgagaaaatacgaaggtccttcagcaaatggacatagtgtatacagaaattgagtgattatgtcaaaaaatgatgtatgtcttttttgacaattgcttaaaataaattctacaccgacagagcgggtaactttttactcaccctcgtaagacacttaaatttccaatctattatgatgaataaaagagcttatactattaaatctaattgtattttgttgcatgagagtacacgtgtatgtgatgtacattacctttatatccccttgaacgcttcaatattgcgcatatatactgtattttgtacagcttctgtaaaattttgtatgtttgtttaggctgttaatctagaggctggagtacaaagaagtggcacaatgatgtgggctgatgacatttataattatcaaggaatcacccctacattcgctcaggtatatatcgttggctataatgtatttaacatatatgattgttagaatattaataattaatttttaattctatcagaattttaatgaaactgtcccttgggaaggaagaactgataccttgatatcacggtttgtacatcctatatgtgcgacaaattttagaacattatataacgaagaaccagatcgtcgtggccatgtgatgtgaataaaaggacttgaatttgatgatatttttataatgttagataacataactaagtatcttcacagtaagataggatgacatggtttacatgatcttaatgttgttcacttgagtgatgatattataaggaaaagtgtaatatcacaggtaggatgattcataatttagaactactaactcatgtatgtattaaaaattaaagaaatatattaaattttataggatatttatgtttagtaaccagtaattcagagattggtattcatggttactataacgaggctgtagaaacacaccctttcttctttgcaaatggtcctgtatttatgtctaagtcgaaactggaacctctgaataatttagatttattcttgttattttctaaaatacttatctacagtataccataaggaatgataccgtatcacacctaatcaagtgccttaagaaacatcaacaggatatcacagtaatcccttatcgactgatatgtaagtaaaagttatgtgtcattgttatacacagttatgtgttagtgttatacacagttatttgtcattttctattaattcagttgtagccactacaatatctatgacactggtagtaattataagaacaataatgatgttctataagaggaaatgatgattaggaacaaaaacttacaggtaagtcaaagtatatgttatttgccatttgaaaagaaagttactaacttagaattttttgataaataataattgtgcaaaatatattggatttcaaatttgtcaaaaagtgaaatttaagaagcattgtaataatataacattaatattttgatttttcaggagatatcatgcggtggatggataatatgtaaaaaatattaagcagtatatgaattttcatattgcgtagagataacaaaatgaattttaaaaaatgtcgacatggtaataagaaatagcatcatgacaaagaatatataaacacagtttcattttttataaataaaaatttgttgttccagattttgaaatatagtgaaacgtttaattagtatcttaatatctttaaataattattattttagaatcaattgtaattgtatcatacgtacttttgaattcgtgcaagaacatatgtaattttgaagtagttattattaggaaattgttagacgcgaacagtatgcgaaaagttagtatgcagtgtaataattatcaatcaaaacacaagaattaaattcttgaggaaaaaatttccggaatttctcatttacatgattataaagaaatccataataaaaaggagctgctttctaatacttctcttccttgtaatgcctacgttaataataacgaggttcgactttttgtttttagagggatactggaaaatttgaaagtacagtaccattgggaagaaaatcacgatattgaaaacaatatttgcaagtaaatttccaaaaaatctgttttcaaattttcgctttctatttcacattaaaagaaagggctgccttctttctctgcaagacaaaacaaacattctgaatctcgtatcaatgaatgatgtcaataagttatttttcttttcagattgaacaatattccagatttattcataatttcatactacgcgaagaatagactttcataggtatataaaggaaatattaagtataggaaaactctttttcgttgtaggtgacatatgcttcacggttgaacacgtgtatttttgaacacatataaatgaaaaagtactcttatggagaaaaagaattgataccttcgattgacattagataatgtatataaacttatgaacaatcactatcagtttgtattttaggtgcacacgcagatttgttggagttcttataaaatgtacatcctgtacgaacgttttattcttccaaattttacgatactatgtctcatataataactatatggattaaacgtaatataaatgatccgaaaatagactcgaacgacattaattgtctttctatttataccaatatcgaaaatacaagtaaagctggagcaatagtatgcaagaatggactatatattattttaaaccaaatcatagcatattcagaatgcacagtattatcatgaaatgtaaatgaatcagttgtaaacgaacgattttactgtaaaatcattgcctcctttttttcatctgaaatatagcagcaatgagtacattcttttaatatataataaaacgagatatctttataaagttacatatgtcatcactggtaactgttatctcgtatgacaccaaatataccgttagtatggaatgatatttttatgaagatatactttaatgatagattttatgaatgaaacgttatataagaaaaattatctcttgttattctatgaagtgtagtagctaatgaagattaattttacgaagtattagagcaaaagagaattaaaaaattaaaaagatctaaataagattgttcgtgtggcttaattatctcaattctggtacaccacttgttacattctaactaattagcgctaaacaataacttgcaaatattaaagatattaacaccttaatattaacacctaaaggttttcaggaaattttataatatttgattattgtatatctagtcattgattgataaaatttcttgtataagcatagatcgaggttgacgtcatacgcagattgcattacaggtatcgttttaatttattttatggctagaatcatttgaatattatacgaataattatttccattcgaacgattaataaatcacgtacctataaaagatatattatgaaaaagacgtgacgaaacaaaaaaatattggaaattccgttgtcattagatcaattatttttgcaatgatttttatttccatgtaattacatatgaaatgggtaattcattaacatctcctcgaatcgaatataattcgttacacttcacaacgattcaaataatggacgggaaatatataataagtttcctgtccttgcgttaaaatagtactgtacaaatcagatgatacaggaaatacccaaaaaacccaattacatccacattgcatgacagcacacttgcaatggatttttgtgatttcaatgtcacagacaatgacacaactaatcagaacacgttcgaggctataggcattgaaattaccgcgtgtttaatacgtttaaagcataaatctaaatttcacgcgattatttctttgtacattgtgaaactcttaaattatcttaatcgaataaataatcctaatgtaataaaacatcttgaaatagacctagatatctgaaacagaaactcgaaggataagaaatcctaaaaggtactaatcctaaaataacaaactcctaaataataaacaagtgataaaacctgttataaataataaaccttacctggaataatcaaatcctaactaatcgaaaataaaataaggcaagcaattcttaatctttcaagtaatttttccgaaaacacagaaagatagagaaattaaaaagacgcagcacaaattgcagcacaatgaaagtttcagagcgatgaatacgatcgtattaaactaaataattttcaaaagtgaaattacactgaaacgtatatcgatgatatttgtcatttctacgatctgtttcgcttgatcgtgcttcttttctgatgtaaattcaatttataatacgaactaagtttcctttattattattagtcctgcgtctttttaattcgtcacttcttttatttcagaacaatgacgggctccaagatgctgttcagatgtttggcgttaattgcttttctgcatccattagttcacgtttgtacttcgagtagtacagctcaaggtttgtacttcgagttgtctttttccatgcacttcaaattccaatacgatctggtcacgtggccttcgtacaatttcgaaattttacctgtttggtaatcgtcaatgaaaaaagaagttatgcgtgacctcaacacattgaaacaatttttatgattttttatttgccggttggtcagcaagttaatggaaaaatttcacttaactattcccgttaatttcttcggtttaacttttgggaaatgcttcgttagcttcgggaatattccaacgattcgttttacgtacaaaataagcatgataaatattacatcacggtaatgaaaactattggcgtgatatctaagagaaagatgcagagacattcttagaatttctaatgacacctttatagatttctcgtttaatatcgctactacatttgaatcacttttacctaacggtgtcacatagtctcgttggaaatttgtcaaattccttaaaatgatcactgaaaattttcctaaatttccaagaatttatttatcacaagataaagaaaatgtgtattagaaagatgagatcgaaggtttaccattttttcaattatggcgaacgcaatatgtaatcaatgaaaattttatattttcacgttgaaagtttcttcagataattattatccagatgatgactaactcttacgaattaatgcgtgtctgtaggatgatccggtagacttgatccgctttttatatcgaaagttgagcaatcggtgacgcgttcttatacaccgaaccgcgaaaagcaaaatttcatatgatctcaccaatttcggatgtcagtcaaatcagtcaaataataagttcgcgttaatatacacgttcgatttttgaaaagctt
The Bombus vancouverensis nearcticus chromosome 6, iyBomVanc1_principal, whole genome shotgun sequence DNA segment above includes these coding regions:
- the LOC143302878 gene encoding venom serine protease Bi-VSP-like; translated protein: MEVQMPVIKNAECKIAYSKFPNAPDITDGIICAEHAQGGKDSCTADRGGPLLIQHELTSYLIGIVSYAYKCGTAGYPSVYTRVTSYLDFILQAMQ